The region CATGTATTTACAGATACATCACAGACCGCAGCCCCGGAGGAGCTCGACCCCGCAACAGGATTCTTTACAACGAACGGACCATTATTTGCAGCAGTATTCCAAACATTAGTTGAGTTTAATGGCTCAAGTACACAGGTCGTTCCAGTTCTTGCACAGCATGTTTATAATCACAATGATCAGAACTATACATTTGATATATGGAGTTTTGCAAAATTCAGTAACAATGAACCATTGAATGCAACATCTGTATGGTTTTCATTCTACCGCGGCATAGTAATGGGCCAGGGACCCTACGCAGCAGACTACCCAGGAATATTATTCAATGCTACAAACGAGGGAATAACAGGTATATCATTACCATGGGGATTAAGGGCAGCACTGGTAAATGCAGGTTATTCATTAACAGGTAATTTAACAGAACAGTACAAGCAGGCTGCAGTTGATCTTGATAATATACTATCAAACTTCAATTACAATGCAACAGAGATGAAGGTCATGGAGTATAAAGACCAGGCAGTTGTTGTAAACTCAAATGACAATGTGACAATAAACACAATGAAACCATATCCATTCCTATTACAGGATATAGCAGGC is a window of Picrophilus oshimae DSM 9789 DNA encoding:
- a CDS encoding ABC transporter substrate-binding protein, with protein sequence MASKNAKIIIAVVVVIIIIAAGVSVALLYHPPKKVVTHVFTDTSQTAAPEELDPATGFFTTNGPLFAAVFQTLVEFNGSSTQVVPVLAQHVYNHNDQNYTFDIWSFAKFSNNEPLNATSVWFSFYRGIVMGQGPYAADYPGILFNATNEGITGISLPWGLRAALVNAGYSLTGNLTEQYKQAAVDLDNILSNFNYNATEMKVMEYKDQAVVVNSNDNVTINTMKPYPFLLQDIAGWWGDILYPGYVDAHGGVTYNTPNSYIDDHGAIGSGPYTIKSVSSGLSTIVLVKNPNYWVNGHASQIPAIAQPAHIPEIVIKYGLSHTDRLEDFDDNTSQISEVGPSSFKQIISGFYDKSEANGNLVKSYKVLGAFYISMNTQ